A genome region from Maylandia zebra isolate NMK-2024a linkage group LG6, Mzebra_GT3a, whole genome shotgun sequence includes the following:
- the anapc11 gene encoding anaphase-promoting complex subunit 11, whose protein sequence is MKVKIKQWNGVASWLWVANDDNCGICRMAFNGCCPDCKVPGDDCPLVWGQCSHCFHMHCILKWLNSQQVQQQCPMCRQEWKFKE, encoded by the exons ATGAAGGTGAAAATCAAACAGTGGAACGGGGTTGCCTCCTGGCTCTGGGTGGCCAACGATGACAACTGTGGGATCTGCAGGATGGCCTTTAACGGCTGCTGTCCTGACT gcAAAGTGCCTGGGGATGACTGCCcgctggtctggggtcagtgcTCCCACTGTTTCCACATGCACTGCATCCTGAAGTGGCTGAACTCACAGCAGGTCCAGCAGCAGTGCCCCATGTGCCGGCAGGAGTGGAAGTTCAAGGAGTGA